A single Capra hircus breed San Clemente chromosome 13, ASM170441v1, whole genome shotgun sequence DNA region contains:
- the TP53RK gene encoding TP53-regulating kinase, translating into MAAAGVPAAKLNEELAPAAEALAAARERSSRFLSGLELVKQGAEARVFRGRFQGRAAVVKHRFPKGYRHPTLEARLSRRRTVQEARALLRCRRAGICAPVVFFVDYASNCLFMEEIEGSVTVRDYIESTLEIEKSSQSLLGLARTIGQVLARMHDEDLIHGDLTTSNMLLKPPLEQLNIVLIDFGLSFVSALPEDKGVDLYVLEKAFLSTHPNTETVFEAFLKSYSTSSRKSKPVLKKLDEVRLRGRKRSMVG; encoded by the exons ATGGCGGCGGCAGGCGTTCCTGCCGCTAAGCTGAACGAGGAGCTGGCTCCCGCGGCCGAAGCGCTGGCCGCAGCCCGGGAGCGGAGCAGCCGCTTCCTGAGCGGCCTGGAGCTGGTGAAGCAGGGCGCCGAGGCGCGCGTGTTCCGCGGCCGCTTCCAGGGTCGCGCGGCCGTGGTGAAGCACCGCTTCCCCAAAGGCTACCGGCACCCGACGCTGGAAGCGCGGCTCAGCCGGCGGCGGACGGTGCAGGAGGCCCGGGCGTTGCTCCGCTGTCGCCGCGCAG GAATATGTGCCCCAGTTGTCTTTTTTGTGGACTATGCTTCCAACTGCTTATTTATGGAAGAAATAGAAGGCTCAGTGACTGTTCGAGATTATATTGAATCCACTCTGGAGATTGAAAAATCTTCCCAAAGTCTCCTGGGCTTAGCCAGGACCATCGGGCAGGTTTTGGCTCGAATGCACGACGAAGACCTCATTCATGGTGATCTCACCACATCCAACATGCTCCTGAAACCCCCTCTGGAGCAGCTGAACATTGTGCTTATAGACTTTGGGCTGAGCTTCGTTTCAGCACTTCCGGAAGACAAGGGAGTTGACCTGTACGTGCtggagaaggccttcctcagcacCCATCCCAACACTGAGACTGTGTTTGAAGCCTTTCTGAAGAGCTACTCCACCTCCTCCAGAAAGTCCAAACCAGTGTTAAAAAAATTAGATGAGGTGCGcctcagagggagaaagagatcCATGGTGGGCTAG